From the genome of Hymenobacter sp. PAMC 26628, one region includes:
- a CDS encoding 3-(methylthio)propionyl-CoA ligase gives MLGLMMHAPLRVAALLEHAAKWHADTEIVSRLPEGGIHRYTYAAADARARRLAGALQRLGVGPGDRVGTLAWNTHRHFELYFGVAGIGAVCHTINPRLFAEQLVYIVNHARDRVIFFDLTFLPLAEKLAPHCPHVEEWVLLAGPEHLPATSSLPGLRSYEALLAPETADYAWPMFDENTACSLCYTSGTTDQPKGVLYSHRSTVLHALAISLPDALGCSALDVVLPVVPMFHVNAWGFPYMAPLNGAKLVLPGPGLDGASLFELFESEQVTFSAGVPTIWLGLLQFMRQSGHRFSTLKRTVVGGSACPPALMEAFENELGVTIRHAWGMTETSPLGTAGVLKASQLALPLADQKAVLQKQGRVLFGVDMKIVDDAGRALPHDGAAFGDLLVRGPWVVGDYYGELDPGRLTADGWFRTGDVATIDAAGFMQITDRSKDVIKSGGEWISSIELENLAVAHPAVAEAAVIGVASAKWAERPLLVVVRRPGHEVSAEELLVFFKGKVARFWEPDAVEFVDQLPHTATGKLLKTQLRKDFAGYEVA, from the coding sequence ATGTTAGGCCTCATGATGCACGCGCCGCTGCGCGTGGCCGCCCTGCTCGAACACGCGGCCAAGTGGCACGCCGACACCGAAATCGTGTCGCGCCTGCCCGAGGGCGGTATTCACCGCTATACCTACGCCGCTGCCGATGCCCGCGCCCGCCGCCTGGCCGGGGCCCTGCAGCGCCTCGGCGTGGGGCCCGGCGACCGGGTGGGCACGCTGGCCTGGAACACCCACCGCCACTTCGAGCTGTACTTCGGCGTGGCCGGCATCGGGGCCGTGTGCCACACCATCAACCCGCGGCTCTTTGCCGAGCAACTGGTCTACATCGTCAACCACGCCCGCGACCGGGTAATTTTCTTTGACTTAACGTTCCTGCCGCTCGCCGAAAAGCTGGCCCCGCACTGCCCGCACGTCGAAGAGTGGGTGCTGCTGGCGGGCCCCGAGCACTTGCCGGCCACCTCCTCGCTGCCCGGCCTGCGCAGCTACGAGGCCCTGTTGGCCCCCGAAACGGCAGACTACGCATGGCCGATGTTCGACGAGAATACGGCCTGTTCGCTGTGCTACACCTCCGGCACCACCGACCAGCCCAAGGGCGTGCTCTACTCGCACCGCTCCACGGTGCTGCACGCGCTGGCCATTTCGCTGCCCGACGCCCTGGGCTGCTCGGCCCTCGACGTGGTGCTGCCCGTGGTGCCCATGTTCCACGTCAACGCCTGGGGCTTCCCCTACATGGCGCCCCTCAACGGGGCCAAGCTGGTGCTGCCGGGCCCCGGCCTGGACGGGGCCAGCCTATTTGAACTGTTTGAAAGCGAGCAAGTCACGTTCTCGGCTGGAGTGCCCACCATCTGGCTGGGGCTGTTGCAGTTCATGCGCCAAAGCGGCCACCGCTTCAGCACCCTGAAGCGCACCGTAGTGGGCGGCTCGGCCTGCCCGCCGGCCCTAATGGAGGCCTTTGAAAATGAGCTGGGCGTAACCATCCGCCACGCCTGGGGCATGACGGAAACCAGCCCGCTCGGTACGGCCGGTGTGCTCAAAGCCAGCCAGTTGGCGCTGCCGCTGGCCGACCAAAAGGCGGTGCTGCAAAAGCAGGGCCGCGTACTGTTCGGGGTGGACATGAAGATTGTGGACGACGCCGGCCGGGCCCTGCCCCACGACGGCGCGGCCTTCGGCGACCTGCTAGTGCGGGGCCCCTGGGTGGTGGGCGACTACTACGGCGAGCTCGACCCCGGCCGCCTCACCGCCGACGGCTGGTTCCGCACCGGCGACGTGGCCACCATCGATGCGGCCGGCTTCATGCAAATCACCGACCGCTCGAAGGACGTCATCAAGTCGGGCGGCGAGTGGATTTCCAGCATCGAGCTCGAAAACCTGGCCGTGGCCCACCCCGCCGTGGCCGAGGCCGCCGTCATCGGCGTGGCCAGCGCCAAGTGGGCCGAGCGGCCGCTGTTGGTAGTGGTGCGCCGCCCGGGCCATGAGGTATCGGCCGAAGAATTACTGGTTTTTTTCAAAGGCAAAGTGGCCCGGTTCTGGGAGCCCGACGCGGTAGAATTTGTGGACCAGCTGCCCCACACCGCCACCGGCAAGCTCCTCAAAACCCAGCTCCGCAAAGACTTTGCGGGCTACGAAGTGGCGTAG
- a CDS encoding GxxExxY protein, with protein sequence MTENEISFEVRRAAFKLHTELGPGLLESVYEVALAYELRQRDLLVTTQVPLPMVYAGIQMEVGFRLDVVVAGKVIVEIKSVETLQEVHFKQLLTYLKLSGLKLGQLINFNVVSLKDHMHRVVNGL encoded by the coding sequence ATGACGGAGAATGAAATTTCTTTTGAGGTGCGGCGAGCGGCGTTTAAGCTACACACGGAGTTGGGCCCCGGGCTGTTGGAATCGGTGTATGAAGTAGCATTGGCTTACGAGTTGCGCCAGCGTGACCTGCTGGTCACCACTCAGGTGCCTCTGCCCATGGTGTACGCGGGTATACAAATGGAAGTGGGTTTCCGCCTCGATGTAGTAGTGGCCGGAAAAGTAATCGTTGAAATAAAGTCGGTAGAGACTTTGCAAGAAGTACATTTTAAGCAGCTGCTAACGTACCTGAAATTATCCGGCTTAAAGCTGGGCCAACTCATCAACTTCAATGTTGTGAGCCTAAAAGACCATATGCACCGCGTAGTGAACGGCCTTTAG
- the proC gene encoding pyrroline-5-carboxylate reductase, which translates to MKILIIGGGNMGLTYARSFVRAHITSRLDLRLLARSPERVGALAAHEIGTVWGTPEECVPGAGIIILAVKPQDSGALFARLAGLVRPEQVVLSIMAGVTVATLREALGTPKIIRAMPNLPAQIGMGMTAFTSTDEVSRAELVQVQNLLSTTGKTIYVENEAAIDASTAISGSGPAYVYYCMDALMAAAAQMGFAPAEAELLVSQTFRGAVELYSQAGLSCADWIAKVSSKGGTTEAAMRAFGTGQVREGLMAGAGAARDRAEELGR; encoded by the coding sequence TTGAAAATCCTCATCATCGGCGGCGGCAACATGGGCCTGACCTACGCCCGCAGCTTCGTGCGCGCCCACATCACCTCGCGGCTCGACCTGCGCCTGCTGGCCCGCTCGCCCGAGCGGGTGGGGGCCCTGGCGGCCCACGAAATCGGCACGGTGTGGGGCACGCCCGAGGAGTGCGTGCCGGGCGCCGGCATCATCATCCTGGCCGTGAAGCCGCAGGACTCGGGGGCCCTGTTTGCGCGGCTGGCTGGGCTGGTGCGGCCCGAGCAGGTGGTGCTCAGCATCATGGCGGGCGTGACGGTGGCCACGCTGCGCGAGGCGCTGGGCACGCCCAAAATCATCCGGGCCATGCCCAACCTGCCCGCCCAAATCGGGATGGGTATGACGGCCTTCACCAGCACCGACGAGGTGAGCCGCGCCGAGCTGGTGCAGGTGCAAAACCTGCTCAGCACCACCGGCAAAACCATTTACGTAGAAAACGAGGCCGCCATCGACGCCAGCACGGCCATTTCGGGCAGCGGCCCGGCCTACGTGTACTACTGCATGGACGCGCTGATGGCGGCGGCCGCCCAAATGGGCTTCGCCCCCGCCGAGGCCGAGCTGCTGGTGAGCCAGACCTTCCGCGGCGCCGTGGAGCTGTACTCGCAAGCCGGCCTAAGCTGCGCCGACTGGATTGCCAAGGTCTCGTCCAAGGGCGGCACCACCGAGGCGGCCATGCGCGCCTTCGGCACGGGCCAGGTGCGCGAGGGCCTGATGGCCGGCGCCGGCGCCGCGCGGGACCGGGCCGAGGAGCTGGGCCGGTAG
- a CDS encoding acyltransferase family protein gives MRATTQAALDTTGALPLVETSQPGRLISLDVFRGLTVMAMTLVNNPGDWGHIYPPLEHAEWNGCTPTDLIFPFFLFIVGVSLVYALDGAKRRGDPRGPLVARVARRAALLFGLGVLTSLYPHFDFSTVRILGVLQRTGLVFFGCSVVFLTTGWRAQLAILGALLVGYAVLLQVVPVPGVGPASLEPEANLGAWLDRLVITVPHLWKSSRTWDPEGLLGTLPALGTGLLGALAGQWLRRPGPEPAAKVAWLFVAAGAAIVLGLVWNGWFPINKALWTSSYVLYAGGLALATLAALYWLCDVQGYRRYTGPALDYGVNAITVFFLSAILSRTFGLFQLTGPEGNALGFSEWLYRWGIAPLFQDPRNASLAGALTLVVIWWGILHLMRKRGVIVKV, from the coding sequence ATGCGCGCCACCACCCAAGCCGCCCTCGATACCACCGGGGCCCTGCCCCTGGTCGAAACTTCCCAGCCCGGCCGCCTCATCAGCCTCGACGTGTTCCGGGGCCTCACCGTGATGGCCATGACGCTGGTGAATAACCCCGGCGACTGGGGCCACATCTACCCGCCGCTGGAGCACGCCGAGTGGAACGGCTGCACGCCCACGGACCTCATTTTCCCGTTTTTCCTGTTTATCGTGGGCGTGAGCCTGGTGTACGCCCTCGACGGGGCCAAGCGCCGCGGCGACCCGCGGGGGCCCCTGGTGGCGCGGGTGGCGCGGCGGGCGGCGCTGCTGTTCGGGCTGGGCGTGCTCACGTCGCTTTACCCGCATTTCGATTTTTCGACGGTGCGCATCCTGGGCGTGCTGCAGCGCACGGGGCTGGTATTTTTTGGGTGCAGCGTGGTATTTCTGACCACCGGCTGGCGTGCCCAGCTGGCCATTCTGGGGGCCCTGCTGGTGGGCTACGCGGTGCTGCTGCAAGTGGTGCCCGTGCCCGGCGTGGGACCCGCCAGCCTGGAGCCCGAGGCCAACCTGGGCGCCTGGCTCGACCGCCTCGTCATCACCGTCCCGCACCTCTGGAAATCGTCGCGCACCTGGGACCCTGAGGGCCTGCTCGGCACGCTGCCCGCCCTGGGCACGGGCCTGCTGGGGGCCCTGGCTGGCCAGTGGCTGCGCCGCCCGGGCCCCGAGCCGGCGGCCAAAGTGGCCTGGCTGTTCGTGGCGGCGGGCGCGGCCATCGTGCTGGGCCTCGTCTGGAACGGCTGGTTTCCCATCAACAAAGCGCTGTGGACCAGCTCCTACGTGCTGTACGCCGGGGGCCTGGCCCTGGCCACGCTGGCGGCCCTGTACTGGCTGTGCGACGTGCAGGGCTACCGCCGCTACACCGGCCCGGCCCTGGACTACGGCGTGAACGCCATCACGGTGTTCTTCCTGTCGGCCATCCTTTCGCGCACGTTCGGGCTGTTCCAGCTCACGGGGCCCGAGGGCAACGCACTGGGCTTCAGCGAGTGGCTGTACCGCTGGGGCATCGCGCCGCTGTTCCAGGACCCGCGCAACGCCTCGCTCGCCGGGGCCCTCACGCTGGTCGTTATTTGGTGGGGCATCCTGCACTTGATGCGCAAGCGGGGCGTGATTGTGAAGGTGTAG
- a CDS encoding glycoside hydrolase family 3 N-terminal domain-containing protein, with translation MVSSLAHRLLVLLLLAAPLLAPAQRRPAPRPTHRATRPKTIARGPKVPAAVAPAFTQYLHSPWVDSLMRVLTPDQRAAQLFMVAAYSNRQRIDEDSVSALVQQYGIGGLIFFQGGPVRQSKLLNRYQGQARVPLLVALDGEWGVGMRLDSIEKFPYQMSLGAVAGADTALLYGMGTEVARQFRRLGMHVNFAPVVDVNNNAANPVIGFRSWGENPAAVARASRQYMRGMQDAGVLAVAKHFPGHGDVDVDSHLALPTVRVDRRRLDSLELPPFRNLIANGLGGMMVAHLNVPALDTTGTPTTLSRPVITGMLRGQLGFNGLIFTDAMNMKGVTSKYPPGEADVRALQAGNDILEFSRNVPLALQMVRAAVDSGRISQREIDQHCRRVLALKQWSGLNHYRPIDLNNLVADLNPPHARYLSHRLTELSLTLLRNQKSLLPLRRLDTLRVATLVLGGAPRDTTAFQRAVADYVPTAHFHATANPTLDELVRLRAALKPYNLVLVSLQGLGRLPATNFGITPEDNLLLRELAGQRQTLVLSVFGSAYAVAKVRDLDRAAAVVLAYQESPDAQSLAAQLIFGGVGAQGTLPVTVANNLPRGFGLKTEGGLRLRYANAEDVGLDGRLEARIDSLVGRALAAQAVPGCQVVVARNGTVVLRKSYGNQTYAGEINVENVGNERNKLMGKNSSPTFSHSGTSPTLTTPRPVADDDLYDLASLTKLLASTPALLRLQQEGKFSPDSTLGNYFPFLRGTNKAGLNMREVLAHQARLKAWIPFWKELTNRRGTLRRRYFRADSSARFPLLAARGLWASRKLPARINQEIGASPLNVKPGYVYSDLSFILYPQLVRARSGLAFEDFLRRDVYRPLGATTLGFRPARRFPLARIVPTEYDSTFRRQLLHGTVDDEGAALLGGFSGHAGLFGNANDVAKLVQTYAWGGQYGGQQLFDKKILADWTSCQFCPDNRRALAFDRPAANPSLNFAKSSSPAAYGHTGFTGTSFYVEPKYGLVVVFLSNRVHPTRRNGKISEVGVRTGLMQVAIESVR, from the coding sequence TTGGTTTCCTCGCTTGCCCACCGCCTGCTGGTGCTGCTGCTACTGGCGGCCCCGCTGCTGGCCCCCGCCCAGCGCCGCCCGGCCCCCCGGCCCACGCACCGCGCCACCCGCCCCAAAACCATTGCCCGGGGCCCCAAAGTGCCGGCCGCCGTCGCGCCCGCCTTCACGCAGTACCTGCACTCGCCCTGGGTCGATTCGCTGATGCGGGTGCTCACGCCCGACCAGCGGGCGGCGCAGCTGTTCATGGTGGCCGCCTACTCGAACCGCCAGCGGATTGACGAAGATTCGGTGTCGGCGCTGGTGCAGCAGTACGGCATCGGGGGGCTGATTTTTTTCCAGGGGGGCCCCGTGCGGCAGTCCAAGCTGCTGAACCGCTACCAGGGCCAGGCCCGGGTGCCGCTGCTGGTGGCCCTGGATGGCGAGTGGGGCGTGGGCATGCGGCTGGATAGCATCGAGAAATTCCCGTACCAGATGAGCCTGGGCGCGGTGGCGGGGGCCGACACGGCCCTGCTCTACGGCATGGGCACGGAGGTGGCCCGGCAGTTCCGGCGCCTGGGCATGCACGTCAACTTCGCCCCGGTGGTGGATGTGAACAACAACGCCGCCAACCCCGTCATCGGCTTCCGCAGCTGGGGCGAAAACCCGGCCGCCGTGGCCCGCGCCAGCCGCCAGTACATGCGCGGCATGCAGGACGCGGGCGTGCTGGCCGTGGCCAAGCACTTCCCCGGCCACGGCGACGTGGACGTGGACTCGCACCTGGCCTTGCCCACGGTGCGCGTGGACCGCCGCCGCCTCGATTCGCTGGAGCTGCCGCCCTTCCGTAATTTGATTGCCAACGGCTTGGGCGGCATGATGGTGGCCCACCTCAACGTGCCGGCCCTCGACACCACGGGCACGCCCACCACGCTCTCGCGCCCGGTGATTACCGGGATGCTGCGCGGCCAGTTGGGCTTCAACGGCCTGATTTTTACTGACGCCATGAACATGAAGGGCGTCACGAGCAAGTACCCGCCCGGCGAGGCCGACGTGCGGGCCCTGCAAGCCGGCAACGACATCCTGGAGTTCAGCCGCAACGTGCCGCTGGCCCTGCAAATGGTGCGCGCCGCCGTGGACAGCGGCCGCATTTCGCAGCGGGAAATTGACCAGCACTGCCGCCGCGTGCTGGCCCTCAAGCAATGGTCCGGCCTGAACCACTACCGGCCCATCGACCTCAATAACCTGGTGGCCGACCTCAACCCGCCGCACGCCCGCTACCTCAGCCACCGCCTCACCGAGCTGAGCCTTACGCTGCTGCGCAACCAAAAGAGCCTGCTGCCCCTGCGCCGCCTCGACACGCTGCGGGTGGCCACGCTGGTGCTCGGCGGGGCCCCGCGCGACACCACGGCCTTCCAACGAGCGGTGGCTGACTACGTGCCCACGGCCCACTTCCACGCCACCGCCAACCCCACCCTCGACGAGCTGGTGCGCCTGCGCGCGGCCCTGAAGCCCTACAACCTGGTGCTGGTGAGCCTGCAAGGCCTGGGCCGCCTGCCGGCCACCAACTTCGGCATCACGCCCGAAGACAACCTGCTGCTGCGTGAGCTGGCGGGCCAGCGGCAAACGCTGGTGCTCAGTGTGTTCGGTTCGGCCTACGCCGTGGCCAAGGTGCGCGACCTCGACCGGGCCGCCGCCGTGGTGCTGGCCTACCAGGAAAGCCCCGACGCCCAGAGCTTGGCCGCCCAGCTCATTTTTGGCGGCGTAGGGGCCCAGGGCACGCTGCCCGTCACGGTGGCCAACAACCTGCCGCGCGGCTTCGGCCTGAAAACCGAAGGCGGCCTGCGCCTGCGCTACGCCAACGCCGAAGACGTGGGCCTCGACGGCCGCCTCGAAGCGCGCATCGACAGCCTCGTGGGCCGGGCCCTGGCGGCGCAGGCCGTGCCCGGCTGCCAGGTGGTGGTGGCCCGCAACGGCACCGTGGTGCTGCGCAAAAGCTACGGCAACCAAACCTACGCCGGCGAAATAAATGTGGAGAATGTGGGAAATGAGAGGAATAAATTGATGGGTAAAAACTCATCTCCTACATTTTCACATTCAGGCACATCTCCCACATTAACCACGCCCCGCCCGGTGGCCGACGACGACCTCTACGACCTGGCCTCGCTCACCAAGTTGCTGGCCTCCACGCCGGCGCTGCTGCGGTTGCAGCAAGAAGGTAAGTTTAGTCCCGATAGCACGTTGGGCAACTACTTCCCGTTTCTGCGCGGCACCAATAAGGCGGGCCTGAACATGCGCGAGGTGCTGGCCCACCAGGCCCGCCTCAAGGCCTGGATTCCGTTCTGGAAAGAGCTGACCAACCGCCGGGGCACGCTGCGCCGCCGCTACTTCCGCGCCGATTCGTCGGCCCGGTTCCCGCTGCTGGCGGCCCGGGGCCTGTGGGCCAGCCGCAAGCTGCCGGCGCGCATTAACCAGGAAATTGGGGCCTCGCCGCTCAACGTAAAGCCCGGCTACGTGTATTCCGACCTGTCGTTCATCCTGTACCCGCAGCTGGTGCGGGCGCGGTCGGGGCTGGCGTTTGAGGACTTTTTGCGGCGCGACGTGTACCGGCCGCTGGGGGCCACCACGCTGGGCTTCCGGCCGGCGCGGCGCTTTCCGCTGGCCCGCATCGTGCCCACCGAGTACGACTCCACCTTCCGCCGGCAGCTGCTGCACGGCACCGTCGACGACGAGGGCGCGGCCCTGCTGGGCGGCTTCTCGGGCCACGCCGGCCTGTTCGGCAACGCCAACGACGTGGCCAAGCTCGTGCAGACCTACGCCTGGGGCGGCCAGTACGGCGGCCAGCAGCTCTTCGATAAAAAGATCCTGGCCGACTGGACGAGCTGCCAGTTTTGCCCCGACAACCGCCGGGCCCTGGCCTTCGACCGGCCCGCGGCCAACCCCAGCCTGAACTTCGCCAAAAGCTCGTCGCCGGCGGCTTACGGCCACACTGGCTTCACGGGTACCTCGTTCTACGTCGAGCCCAAGTACGGCCTCGTGGTCGTGTTCCTCTCCAACCGCGTGCACCCCACCCGGCGCAACGGCAAAATCTCGGAAGTGGGCGTGCGCACCGGCCTTATGCAAGTGGCCATCGAGAGCGTGCGGTGA
- a CDS encoding DUF2059 domain-containing protein, with translation MRKFLFLFGALGFAGAAAQAQTTSTAVPAAAPASVPLPAAQRMAALDLLTAMQTEQQLAGQMDLMLRSHEAAQAQLLAQSPKLQTPERKAQQADMQANMREFYQKSVGWDAVKENMVQAYGSTFSADELHRLAAFYRSDTGQMLLRKQPEAFRLVAAAAQRRTLALMPEMQRLMQAQHKWSDIQKATPKMPGQQLYLQ, from the coding sequence ATGCGCAAATTCCTCTTCCTATTCGGCGCCCTGGGCTTTGCCGGCGCGGCGGCCCAGGCCCAAACCACATCAACGGCCGTGCCCGCTGCCGCCCCGGCTTCGGTGCCGCTGCCGGCGGCGCAGCGCATGGCCGCGCTCGACTTGCTGACGGCCATGCAAACTGAGCAGCAGCTAGCCGGCCAGATGGACCTAATGCTTAGGTCGCATGAAGCGGCGCAGGCGCAACTCCTGGCTCAATCGCCGAAGCTGCAAACCCCGGAGCGCAAGGCCCAGCAGGCAGACATGCAGGCCAATATGCGCGAATTTTACCAGAAGTCCGTGGGTTGGGATGCGGTGAAGGAAAACATGGTGCAAGCCTACGGCAGCACCTTTAGCGCCGACGAACTGCACCGCCTCGCGGCCTTCTACCGCTCCGATACGGGGCAAATGCTGCTTCGCAAACAGCCCGAAGCCTTCCGCCTGGTAGCAGCGGCTGCCCAGCGCCGCACCTTAGCCCTGATGCCCGAGATGCAACGCCTGATGCAGGCCCAGCATAAATGGAGTGACATCCAAAAGGCCACGCCCAAAATGCCGGGCCAACAGCTTTATCTTCAATAA